GCAAGCAGGATCGTGTGGCGCTCGTTTAGCTGGTGCGCCTCTATCTGCTTTTTAGCCCAGTCATAATCCTTCCGATCACCGATGACGAACTTGATTTCATCATGCGGTGCCAGATCATCCAGGATAGACCAGCGGTTGTGCTTCATCATCCCTGAGGAGGGCGTCTTGAAG
The Candidatus Neomarinimicrobiota bacterium DNA segment above includes these coding regions:
- a CDS encoding 7-carboxy-7-deazaguanine synthase; amino-acid sequence: FKTPSSGMMKHNRWSILDDLAPHDEIKFVIGDRKDYDWAKKQIEAHQLNERHTILLAPVYGEMESQTLAEWLLTEPPAGDPVRFQIQLHKAIWGPHRRGV